The window GCCAGATCGCCCGGCTCGGCCAAACGCCTTGCCACCTCGCCGTCTTCCTGCGCTGTGATCACTGTGTAGCCGAGGCCGATCTCGGCTTCCTGCACCACCTCGGAGGCTTCACGCGCCTGTGCCTGTACAGCGGCCAGCCCCTGCTTGGCCTGCCCCAGCCTCGACTGGGCCTGCAAGTAGGCGGACTCGGCCTGCTCCACCTCTTCAGCAGTTACGACCTTCTGATCGTGGAGCTGCTTCATACGTCGATAGGTGGATTCCATCTTGTCGAAATCCGCCTTGGCCCCGCTCAGACCGTCCTTGGCCCGCGCCACCATGGACGCGGCAGACTGACTGGCCTGCTTGGAACGCTCAAGCCGCGTCTTGGACGCACGGCTGTCCAGTATCAACAGCTCCTGCCCTGCCGCGACCTTGTCCCCCGGACGCACCATGACCTTGAGCACACGCCCTGTCACCTGCGCTTCCACGCGGATGTCAGTGCGCGCCTTGACCGTTCCCACCGCTTCATGCAGACGCGGCAGTTCGGCCAGCTCGGCCACAACTGTGGATTCAGGGGTGTACGCCCCACGTTTTTCCACGGTGGGCAGAGGTTCGGAACCACAGGCCGCGAGCATTGTCACGACCAGCAACAGCAAGAGGGATACGCATGTTCGTCTATTCATAGATGGCACATACCACGGAATAGTTATCATCCGCTACTATGATTCTCTAAATTCAACCACTCGCCAAGACAGGAAAAATAAAGTACGTCTCTTAATTATCGTTTTGACTATATGGAGAGAGAAATAATGATAGCAAGAGAATGGCGGTGCCGGTGTTCCAAGGAGACACTGGACGCATTCGTGGAACATCTGTTCGAAACCGGAGTGAGAGATACGCAACGGACATGCAGTTGCCGCGGCACGCAAGTGCTGCAGCGCGAGCTGGACGACTGCGTCGAAATTACGTTGTTAACCTATTGGGACTCCATGGAATCCATGGTCCTGTTCAAGGGAGAAGAGTACAAAAACACGCAGCCATGCCCACAGGGAAAGGATTTCGGCATCAAGCCGGACCACCAAGTGACGCACTATGAGGTCATGGAGACCCTGAGCACCCACTACTTTCCGGGGGAGTAAC of the Pseudodesulfovibrio sp. zrk46 genome contains:
- a CDS encoding efflux RND transporter periplasmic adaptor subunit, with the protein product MNRRTCVSLLLLLVVTMLAACGSEPLPTVEKRGAYTPESTVVAELAELPRLHEAVGTVKARTDIRVEAQVTGRVLKVMVRPGDKVAAGQELLILDSRASKTRLERSKQASQSAASMVARAKDGLSGAKADFDKMESTYRRMKQLHDQKVVTAEEVEQAESAYLQAQSRLGQAKQGLAAVQAQAREASEVVQEAEIGLGYTVITAQEDGEVARRLAEPGDLAFPGKELLTLQTGASLRLEAMVRESLIGRVRIGDMLGVVVTALGGDEPISGVVDEIEPLADPVTRSFLVKVRLPEVPGLYPGMFGRLEVPLGERQSVLIPEAAVTRVGQLETVMVKTDSGWESAYVRSGESHGDKVEVLSGLSGGETVGIGMKAEAE
- a CDS encoding antibiotic biosynthesis monooxygenase, with amino-acid sequence MIAREWRCRCSKETLDAFVEHLFETGVRDTQRTCSCRGTQVLQRELDDCVEITLLTYWDSMESMVLFKGEEYKNTQPCPQGKDFGIKPDHQVTHYEVMETLSTHYFPGE